A region of Streptomyces paludis DNA encodes the following proteins:
- a CDS encoding ATP-grasp domain-containing protein, translating into MARAELLAPAEVWMLVREHPVPLQGSTRELADAFTARFGDRFAVWHTDEFVFGVRDGRPVLRTLAGLDVPAPKVVCVRQIPGSMRHDREVTLLRQLERMGATLINPLAGQLICRNKMWQLQELALAGLPVPDTLSYATAPLAGVVRTPGLDAPCVVKSVGGHKGRQVFLAPDVRLLQEVSGALAQETPYLFQEYVAHSHGRDLRLIVVDGETVAAAVRTSRDGGLASNIAQGGSAARCLGDHPHAEALAVRAARAVGLTVAGVDLLFTSPDGYTVCEVNSVPGWRPEMTAVAPAVTDCVERGLAAWKPMEDVSP; encoded by the coding sequence ATGGCACGCGCGGAGCTGTTGGCACCGGCCGAGGTGTGGATGCTGGTGCGGGAGCACCCCGTTCCGCTCCAGGGCTCGACCCGTGAGCTGGCCGACGCGTTCACCGCGCGCTTCGGAGACCGGTTCGCGGTCTGGCACACCGACGAGTTCGTGTTCGGCGTCCGGGACGGGCGGCCGGTCCTGCGCACCCTCGCCGGGCTGGACGTGCCCGCCCCGAAGGTGGTGTGCGTACGGCAGATCCCCGGCTCGATGCGGCACGACCGCGAGGTGACCCTGCTGCGCCAGCTGGAGCGCATGGGGGCCACCCTGATCAACCCGCTGGCGGGCCAGCTGATCTGCCGGAACAAGATGTGGCAGCTCCAGGAACTGGCCCTGGCCGGGCTGCCGGTGCCCGACACTCTCTCGTACGCGACCGCCCCGCTGGCCGGTGTCGTCCGTACCCCCGGTCTCGACGCGCCGTGCGTGGTGAAGTCCGTCGGCGGCCACAAGGGCAGACAGGTCTTCCTGGCCCCCGATGTCCGGCTGCTCCAGGAGGTGTCGGGTGCCCTCGCGCAGGAGACGCCGTATCTCTTCCAGGAGTATGTGGCGCACTCGCACGGCCGGGACCTGCGGCTGATCGTGGTCGACGGCGAGACCGTGGCCGCGGCGGTCCGTACCTCCCGGGACGGCGGCCTCGCCTCGAACATCGCCCAGGGCGGCTCCGCCGCGCGGTGCCTGGGCGACCATCCGCACGCGGAGGCCCTGGCGGTCCGGGCGGCCCGCGCGGTGGGACTCACGGTCGCGGGCGTGGATCTGCTGTTCACGTCCCCGGACGGCTACACCGTCTGCGAGGTCAACTCCGTGCCGGGATGGCGCCCGGAGATGACGGCGGTGGCGCCGGCCGTCACTGACTGCGTCGAGCGCGGCCTGGCCGCGTGGAAACCCATGGAGGACGTCTCCCCCTGA
- a CDS encoding 50S ribosomal protein bL37, with protein MSSKRRRKKKARRKNGANHGSRPQS; from the coding sequence ATGTCATCGAAGCGACGCCGTAAGAAGAAGGCACGTCGGAAGAACGGCGCCAACCACGGCAGCCGCCCCCAGTCCTGA
- a CDS encoding cellulase family glycosylhydrolase: MSVAPPHTTARPRRGRLPLLGLLLPLLALAGLLAVSLPAPAAQAREAAATGLRVSNGRLLEANGNEFVMRGVNHAHTWYTGRTTAALSDIKALGANTVRVVLSTGDQWTRNDTADVANIVAQCKQNKLICVLEAHDTTGYGEQSAAVTLSRAADYWISVQSALTGQESYVIVNIGNEPYGNTNYAGWTADTKAAIVKLRNAGFGHTLMVDAPNWGQDWSFTMRDNAASVFAADPDRNTMFSIHMYGVFNTAAKVSAYLNTFVNAGLPILVGEFGDMHSDGDPDEDAIMATTQSLRLGYLGWSWSGNSGGVEYLDMATGFNPNALSSWGQRIFKGANGIGSTSQQATVYGTSGGGGGGGGTTSACSVAYTVSGQWSGGFQGEIAIRNTGTAAVNGWTLAWAFPNGQRITNMWGATATQSGSSVSAAAASYTAVIAPGATVSVGFTASWTSANNRPSAFTLNSTPCTVV; the protein is encoded by the coding sequence ATGAGCGTCGCACCACCCCACACCACCGCCCGGCCCCGAAGGGGGCGACTCCCCCTGCTCGGCCTGCTCCTCCCCCTGCTCGCCCTGGCCGGCCTGCTCGCCGTCTCGCTGCCCGCCCCGGCCGCGCAGGCGCGGGAGGCCGCCGCCACCGGTCTGCGGGTCAGCAACGGCAGACTGCTGGAGGCGAACGGCAACGAGTTCGTCATGCGCGGCGTCAACCACGCCCACACCTGGTACACCGGCCGGACCACGGCCGCCCTCAGCGACATCAAGGCGCTCGGCGCCAACACCGTGCGCGTGGTGCTGAGCACCGGCGACCAGTGGACGCGCAACGACACCGCGGATGTGGCGAACATCGTCGCGCAGTGCAAGCAGAACAAGCTGATCTGTGTGCTGGAGGCACATGACACCACCGGCTACGGCGAGCAGAGCGCCGCGGTCACCCTCTCCCGCGCGGCGGACTACTGGATCAGCGTCCAGTCCGCGCTGACCGGCCAGGAGAGCTATGTCATCGTCAACATCGGCAACGAGCCCTACGGCAACACCAATTACGCGGGCTGGACGGCCGACACCAAGGCGGCCATCGTCAAGCTGCGCAACGCCGGGTTCGGCCACACCCTGATGGTCGACGCGCCCAACTGGGGCCAGGACTGGTCCTTCACCATGCGGGACAACGCCGCGTCCGTCTTCGCCGCCGACCCGGACCGCAACACCATGTTCTCCATCCACATGTACGGCGTCTTCAACACGGCGGCGAAGGTCAGCGCGTATCTCAACACCTTCGTCAACGCCGGACTGCCCATCCTGGTCGGCGAGTTCGGGGACATGCACTCGGACGGCGACCCGGACGAGGACGCCATCATGGCCACCACGCAGTCCCTGCGCCTCGGCTATCTCGGCTGGTCGTGGAGCGGCAACAGCGGCGGTGTGGAGTACCTCGACATGGCGACCGGCTTCAACCCGAACGCGCTCAGCTCCTGGGGACAGCGCATCTTCAAGGGCGCCAACGGCATCGGCAGCACCTCCCAGCAGGCCACGGTGTACGGAACGTCCGGCGGCGGCGGTGGGGGCGGCGGGACGACCTCCGCCTGCTCGGTCGCCTACACCGTCAGCGGGCAGTGGAGCGGCGGCTTCCAGGGCGAGATCGCGATCCGCAACACCGGGACGGCCGCGGTCAACGGCTGGACGCTGGCCTGGGCCTTCCCGAACGGCCAGCGGATCACCAACATGTGGGGGGCCACCGCGACCCAGAGCGGCTCCTCGGTCAGCGCCGCCGCGGCCTCGTACACGGCGGTCATCGCCCCGGGGGCCACCGTCTCCGTCGGCTTCACCGCGTCATGGACGAGCGCCAACAACCGGCCGTCCGCGTTCACCCTCAACTCCACGCCCTGCACGGTCGTCTGA
- a CDS encoding beta-glucosidase H has translation MTDYAKTVEDAVETALGKLDLDDKARLLAGQDMWSLPAFPGIGLGSLVMSDGPVGVRGVRWTADDPSVALPSPTALAASWDPGLARRAGRLLAQEARRKGVHVLLAPTVNLHRSPLGGRHFEAYSEDPYLTGEIGTGYVLGVQDGGVGTTVKHFVANDAETDRFTVDNIVAPRPLRELYLAPFEAIVKNAHPWGIMAAYNQVNGSTMTEHRYLQNEVLRGEWGFDGYIVSDWMATRSTAAAVNGGLDVAMPGPRTVYGEALAAAVRSGEVAEAVVDGAVRNVLRLAARVGILDGTPPAVTELPAHTDGPALAREIARRSFVLVRNENGTLPLAPGADATIALIGAAAREARVLGGGSAQVFPAHVVSPLEGLTAALPAGATLTYATGADPTDELAAAGAGFTLRAVVRDAAGEILGSGPLPSGQIQWFGSDLPDGVTYEALHSVEVTGTFTPRESGPHTFGTKGLGGFKLAVDGRVLFDGVASATKDDPFEAFFGEPVPRGQVDLTAGRSVEVSLFHIATKPADAPIQSIGFSLAHRAPERDADEMIEEAVAAAAAAGTAIVVVATTDRVESEGFDRTSLALPGRQDELVARVAAVNPRTVVIVNSGSPVELPWREDVAAVLLGWFPGQEAGAALADVLLGAAEPGGRLPTTWPVALADVPVTQVVPDDGVLRYDEGVLIGYRAWERAGTVPAYPFGHGLGYTTWSYKTIELTGRTAKVRLRNTGSRPGREVVQLYVSPEAPETAGTPGTPEAPERPARWLAAFGSAEAGPGETVDVTLELPERAFQIWDETAGDWSTVPGVYHLAASHSLTDPRISISLRVGG, from the coding sequence ATGACCGACTACGCCAAGACTGTCGAGGACGCCGTCGAGACCGCGCTCGGCAAGCTCGATCTGGACGACAAGGCGCGGCTGCTGGCCGGGCAGGACATGTGGTCGCTGCCGGCGTTTCCGGGGATCGGGCTCGGTTCGCTGGTGATGTCGGACGGTCCGGTGGGGGTCCGGGGGGTGCGCTGGACGGCGGATGATCCCTCGGTCGCGCTGCCGTCGCCGACCGCGCTGGCGGCGAGCTGGGATCCGGGGCTGGCGCGGCGGGCGGGGCGGCTGCTGGCGCAGGAGGCGCGCCGCAAGGGTGTGCATGTGCTGCTGGCTCCGACGGTGAATCTGCACCGGTCGCCGCTGGGCGGGCGGCACTTCGAGGCGTACAGCGAGGACCCGTACCTCACGGGCGAGATCGGCACGGGATACGTGCTGGGCGTCCAGGACGGCGGCGTCGGCACGACCGTCAAGCACTTCGTCGCCAACGACGCCGAGACCGACCGCTTCACCGTCGACAACATCGTCGCCCCCCGCCCCCTGCGCGAGCTGTACCTCGCCCCCTTCGAAGCCATCGTCAAGAACGCCCACCCCTGGGGCATCATGGCCGCCTACAACCAGGTCAACGGCTCCACCATGACCGAACACCGCTACCTCCAGAACGAGGTGCTGCGCGGCGAGTGGGGCTTCGACGGCTACATCGTCTCCGACTGGATGGCCACCCGCTCCACCGCCGCCGCCGTCAACGGCGGCCTCGACGTGGCCATGCCCGGCCCCCGTACGGTCTACGGCGAGGCCCTCGCCGCGGCCGTACGGAGCGGAGAGGTGGCGGAGGCGGTCGTCGACGGCGCCGTACGCAACGTCCTGCGGCTGGCCGCCCGCGTCGGCATCCTCGACGGCACCCCGCCCGCCGTCACCGAACTCCCCGCGCACACCGACGGCCCGGCGCTCGCCCGCGAGATCGCCCGCCGCTCCTTCGTCCTCGTCCGCAACGAGAACGGCACCCTGCCGCTCGCCCCCGGCGCGGACGCCACCATCGCCCTGATCGGCGCCGCCGCCCGCGAGGCCCGCGTCCTCGGCGGCGGCTCGGCCCAGGTCTTCCCCGCCCATGTCGTCTCCCCGCTGGAGGGCCTCACCGCCGCCCTGCCCGCCGGGGCGACCCTCACCTACGCCACCGGCGCCGACCCCACCGACGAACTCGCCGCCGCGGGCGCGGGCTTCACCCTGCGGGCCGTCGTACGGGACGCGGCCGGCGAGATCCTGGGCTCCGGTCCGCTGCCCAGCGGCCAGATCCAGTGGTTCGGCAGCGACCTCCCCGACGGCGTCACCTACGAGGCCCTGCACAGCGTGGAGGTGACCGGCACCTTCACCCCGCGCGAGAGCGGCCCGCACACCTTCGGCACCAAGGGCCTCGGCGGCTTCAAGCTGGCCGTCGACGGCCGGGTGCTCTTCGACGGAGTGGCGAGCGCCACGAAGGACGACCCGTTCGAGGCGTTCTTCGGCGAGCCGGTCCCGCGCGGACAGGTCGACCTCACCGCCGGCCGGAGCGTCGAGGTCAGCCTCTTCCACATCGCCACGAAGCCCGCGGACGCGCCGATCCAGTCGATCGGCTTCTCCCTCGCGCACCGCGCTCCCGAGCGCGACGCCGACGAGATGATCGAGGAGGCGGTGGCCGCCGCCGCTGCCGCCGGCACCGCGATCGTCGTGGTGGCCACCACCGACCGCGTCGAGAGCGAGGGCTTCGACCGCACCTCGCTGGCCCTCCCCGGCCGGCAGGACGAACTCGTCGCCCGCGTCGCCGCCGTCAACCCCCGTACCGTCGTCATCGTCAACTCCGGCTCCCCGGTGGAGCTGCCCTGGCGTGAGGACGTCGCGGCGGTGCTGCTCGGCTGGTTCCCGGGCCAGGAGGCCGGCGCCGCGCTCGCCGATGTGCTGCTCGGCGCCGCCGAACCGGGCGGCCGGCTCCCCACCACCTGGCCGGTGGCCCTGGCCGACGTCCCGGTCACCCAGGTCGTGCCGGACGACGGGGTCCTCCGCTACGACGAGGGCGTGCTGATCGGCTACCGCGCCTGGGAGCGCGCCGGCACCGTCCCCGCGTACCCCTTCGGCCACGGCCTCGGCTACACCACCTGGTCGTACAAGACCATCGAACTGACCGGCCGCACCGCCAAGGTCCGCCTCCGCAACACCGGTTCCCGGCCCGGCCGCGAGGTCGTCCAGCTGTACGTGAGCCCCGAGGCCCCGGAGACGGCCGGGACGCCGGGGACGCCCGAGGCCCCGGAGCGCCCGGCGCGCTGGCTGGCCGCGTTCGGCTCGGCCGAGGCCGGGCCCGGCGAGACGGTCGATGTCACCCTGGAGCTGCCGGAGCGCGCCTTCCAGATCTGGGACGAGACCGCCGGCGACTGGAGCACCGTCCCCGGTGTCTACCACCTCGCCGCGTCGCACTCGCTCACCGACCCCCGGATCTCGATCTCGCTGCGCGTCGGCGGCTGA